Proteins encoded within one genomic window of uncultured Sphingopyxis sp.:
- a CDS encoding GtrA family protein, whose product MRPITRLIASVRRGEIRWLNYLLASALALGSDAGLFLLLLDAGLAPVPASATGYCAGILVHWMISSRLVFADGAAARGTGERHRQKLLFVGSALVGLAVTTAIVGGGSALGLDPRLAKLAAIVVSFQTTYLLRRHIVFRAAAA is encoded by the coding sequence ATGCGGCCCATCACCAGATTGATCGCGTCGGTGCGGCGCGGCGAGATCCGCTGGCTGAACTATCTGCTCGCGAGCGCGCTCGCGCTCGGCAGCGATGCTGGGCTGTTCCTGCTGCTGCTCGACGCCGGGCTGGCGCCGGTGCCGGCGTCGGCGACCGGCTATTGCGCCGGGATTCTCGTCCACTGGATGATTTCGAGCCGGCTCGTCTTTGCCGACGGCGCCGCGGCGCGCGGCACGGGCGAGCGGCATCGCCAGAAGCTGCTTTTCGTCGGGTCGGCGCTGGTCGGCCTGGCGGTCACGACGGCGATCGTCGGCGGCGGCAGCGCGCTGGGGCTCGATCCGCGGCTTGCGAAGCTCGCGGCGATCGTCGTGAGTTTCCAGACCACCTATCTGTTGCGCCGCCATATCGTATTCCGGGCCGCCGCGGCGTGA
- a CDS encoding NAD(P)/FAD-dependent oxidoreductase: MSEASGSNNRPTSADVAIIGAGPAGLTAAYLLTQQGYKVTVIERDPVYVGGISRTVEHEGFRFDIGGHRFFSKSREVVDLWNEILPDDFIERPRMSRIYYEGKYYSYPLRAFEALWNLGVVRSTLCMVSYAKAKLLPKKTVRSFEDWTVNQFGQKLYSIFFKTYTEKVWGMPCDEMSADWAAQRIKGLSLGGAVIDGLKRSLGLNRKPNDGMATKTLLETFRYPRLGPGMMWEAARDKVVAGGNHVLMGHSFKQLTQDQKTGRWRMTASGPDGDVVIDAAHVISSAPMRELAARIHPLPACALTAAPKLNYRDFLTVALKIRSEDLFPDNWIYIHDGKVQVGRVQNFRSWSPEMVPDPAIACVGLEYFCFEGDGLWSSSDERLIALATKEMEILGLCDPEDVVGGAVVRQEKAYPVYDDEYAAHVETMRSELEARYPTLHMVGRNGMHRYNNQDHAMMTAMLTVRNIAAGEKLYDIWGVNEDAEYHESGTEGEQAALASVREVPARVAKAA; this comes from the coding sequence ATGTCCGAAGCTTCTGGTTCGAACAATCGTCCGACGAGCGCCGACGTCGCCATCATCGGCGCGGGGCCGGCCGGGCTGACCGCCGCCTATCTGCTGACGCAGCAGGGCTATAAAGTGACGGTGATCGAGAGGGACCCGGTTTACGTCGGCGGGATCAGCCGCACGGTCGAGCATGAGGGCTTTCGCTTTGACATCGGCGGGCACCGCTTCTTTTCGAAGAGCCGCGAAGTCGTCGATCTGTGGAACGAGATTTTGCCCGACGATTTCATCGAGCGCCCGCGGATGAGCCGCATCTATTATGAGGGCAAATATTATTCCTATCCGCTGCGCGCTTTCGAGGCGCTGTGGAACCTCGGTGTCGTGCGGTCGACGCTGTGCATGGTGAGCTATGCCAAGGCAAAGCTGCTGCCGAAGAAGACGGTGCGCAGTTTCGAGGACTGGACGGTCAACCAGTTCGGGCAGAAGCTTTATTCGATCTTTTTCAAGACCTATACCGAGAAGGTGTGGGGCATGCCGTGCGACGAGATGTCGGCCGACTGGGCGGCGCAGCGCATCAAGGGGCTTTCGCTCGGCGGCGCGGTGATCGACGGGCTGAAGCGCAGCCTCGGGCTCAACAGGAAGCCCAATGACGGCATGGCGACCAAGACATTGCTCGAAACCTTCCGCTATCCGCGGCTCGGCCCCGGCATGATGTGGGAAGCGGCGCGCGACAAGGTGGTCGCTGGCGGCAATCATGTGCTGATGGGGCACAGCTTCAAGCAGCTGACGCAGGATCAGAAGACCGGGCGCTGGCGGATGACCGCGAGCGGACCCGACGGAGATGTCGTGATCGACGCCGCTCATGTGATCAGCTCGGCGCCGATGCGCGAGCTTGCGGCGCGCATCCATCCGCTGCCGGCGTGCGCGCTCACCGCGGCGCCCAAGCTCAATTATCGCGACTTTCTGACCGTCGCGCTCAAGATTCGTTCGGAGGATCTGTTCCCCGACAATTGGATCTATATCCACGACGGCAAGGTGCAGGTCGGCCGGGTGCAGAATTTCCGCAGCTGGTCGCCCGAGATGGTGCCAGATCCGGCGATCGCGTGCGTCGGCCTTGAATATTTCTGCTTCGAGGGCGACGGGCTCTGGTCGTCGAGCGACGAGCGTCTGATCGCGCTGGCGACGAAGGAGATGGAAATTCTGGGGCTTTGCGATCCCGAAGACGTCGTCGGCGGCGCGGTGGTGCGGCAGGAAAAAGCCTATCCCGTCTATGACGATGAATATGCCGCGCATGTCGAGACGATGCGGAGCGAGCTCGAGGCGCGTTACCCGACGCTGCACATGGTCGGGCGCAACGGCATGCACCGTTACAACAATCAGGATCATGCGATGATGACCGCGATGCTGACGGTGCGCAACATCGCGGCGGGCGAAAAGCTCTATGACATCTGGGGCGTCAACGAGGACGCCGAATATCATGAGAGCGGCACCGAGGGCGAACAGGCGGCGCTGGCGTCGGTCCGCGAGGTGCCCGCGCGCGTCGCGAAGGCCGCGTAA
- a CDS encoding patatin-like phospholipase family protein: MAGGLAIVLSGGGAKGAFQVGVVHELVVNRGVRLDIVAGVSTGAIQALGVAQDDVPALLDAWLGIRGNSSIYKSRPLGVVGGLLGEDALYDTGPLKRLLKGFANEAKLRASGRKLLLGVVNLGTGTYRTIDESVPGIHNWVYASCAMPLFFDPLKTRASDGTEEQWVDGGVRDVTPLSSALEMNPRGVIAVRASPAPQPGAVRTFPNLIKIGLRAVDILQSEVSANDLAGAALINDLIAAREAQLRALQTEGIGGAQAARILRPLDVQIARYRFAPIRIIEPEEEVAETLEFNPARIRAAIDAGRRAVDREWDALEPLLS; the protein is encoded by the coding sequence ATGGCAGGCGGACTGGCAATCGTATTGAGCGGCGGCGGCGCCAAGGGCGCCTTCCAAGTCGGCGTCGTCCACGAACTCGTCGTCAATCGCGGCGTCCGGCTCGACATCGTCGCTGGCGTCTCGACCGGCGCGATCCAGGCCTTGGGCGTCGCGCAGGACGATGTGCCCGCGCTGCTCGACGCCTGGCTCGGCATCCGCGGCAACAGCTCGATCTACAAATCGCGCCCGCTCGGCGTCGTCGGCGGGCTGCTCGGCGAGGACGCGCTCTATGACACCGGACCTTTGAAGCGCCTGCTCAAGGGTTTCGCGAACGAGGCGAAGCTGCGCGCAAGCGGGCGCAAGCTCCTGCTCGGCGTCGTCAATCTCGGCACCGGCACCTATCGCACGATCGACGAAAGCGTGCCCGGCATCCACAATTGGGTCTATGCGAGCTGCGCGATGCCGCTCTTCTTCGATCCGCTCAAAACACGTGCCAGCGACGGGACCGAAGAACAATGGGTCGACGGCGGCGTGCGCGACGTGACGCCGCTGAGCTCGGCGCTCGAAATGAACCCGCGCGGGGTGATCGCGGTCCGCGCCTCGCCCGCGCCGCAGCCCGGCGCGGTGCGCACCTTCCCCAATCTCATCAAGATCGGGCTGCGCGCGGTCGACATATTGCAATCCGAAGTCTCGGCGAACGACCTTGCCGGCGCCGCGCTGATCAACGACCTCATCGCCGCGCGCGAAGCGCAGCTCCGCGCGCTTCAGACCGAGGGCATCGGCGGCGCGCAGGCCGCGCGCATCCTCCGCCCGCTCGACGTCCAGATCGCGCGCTACCGCTTCGCGCCGATCCGCATCATCGAGCCCGAAGAGGAAGTCGCCGAAACGCTCGAATTCAACCCCGCCAGAATCCGCGCCGCGATCGACGCCGGCCGCCGCGCCGTCGACCGCGAATGGGACGCGCTGGAGCCTTTGCTGAGCTGA